One window of Curtobacterium sp. 458 genomic DNA carries:
- a CDS encoding NAD-dependent succinate-semialdehyde dehydrogenase — MNDTATTYAVTDPASGEVLATFPTITDAELQQAIAAADRTHADWSRSTTVADRAALLHRVAELYRERREALATTIVREMAKPIDQAYGEVDFCADIYDYYADHAEDFLADQPITLAEGSEGSAFVRKSSVGALLGIMPWNFPAYQIARFAGPNLVIGNTVLLKHAPQCPESALAIEAVFHDAGFPEGAYTNVFATNDQVADVIADPRVQGVSLTGSARAGAAVAEIAGRNLTKVVLELGGSDPFILLSTDDLDAVVESAVATRLEGNGQVCNAAKRFLVADHLYDDFLAKFTAAMSAVEPTDPSVSGAELGPLSSPTAADRLEAQLAAAEEQGATVVTGGERRGNAFTPTVLTGVTSDNDAYREEFFGPVAAVYRVADEDAAIELANDTPFGLGSYLFTTDADQALRVADRIEAGMVYVNIVGADSPELPFGGVKASGFGRELGPFGADEFVNKKLIRIG; from the coding sequence ATGAACGACACCGCCACCACCTACGCGGTGACCGACCCGGCGTCCGGCGAGGTCCTCGCCACGTTCCCGACGATCACGGACGCCGAGCTCCAGCAGGCGATCGCCGCCGCCGACCGGACGCACGCGGACTGGAGCCGGTCCACCACCGTGGCCGACCGCGCCGCCCTCCTGCACCGCGTCGCCGAGCTCTACCGCGAGCGACGCGAGGCCCTCGCGACCACGATCGTGCGCGAGATGGCGAAGCCGATCGACCAGGCGTACGGCGAGGTCGACTTCTGCGCCGACATCTACGACTACTACGCGGACCACGCCGAGGACTTCCTCGCCGATCAACCGATCACGCTTGCGGAGGGCAGCGAGGGCAGCGCCTTCGTCCGCAAGTCCTCCGTCGGCGCGCTGCTCGGCATCATGCCGTGGAACTTCCCCGCGTACCAGATCGCCCGGTTCGCCGGCCCGAACCTCGTCATCGGCAACACGGTCCTGCTCAAGCACGCTCCGCAGTGCCCGGAGTCCGCACTCGCGATCGAGGCGGTCTTCCACGACGCCGGGTTCCCCGAGGGCGCCTACACGAACGTCTTCGCCACGAACGACCAGGTCGCCGACGTCATCGCCGACCCGCGCGTGCAGGGTGTTTCCCTCACCGGCTCCGCCAGGGCAGGCGCCGCCGTCGCGGAGATCGCCGGCCGCAACCTCACGAAGGTCGTGCTCGAGCTCGGCGGGTCGGATCCGTTCATCCTGCTCTCGACCGACGACCTCGACGCCGTGGTCGAGTCCGCCGTCGCCACCCGTCTGGAGGGCAACGGCCAGGTCTGCAACGCCGCGAAGCGCTTCCTCGTGGCAGACCACCTGTACGACGACTTCCTCGCGAAGTTCACCGCTGCCATGTCCGCCGTGGAACCGACCGACCCGAGCGTCTCCGGCGCCGAGCTCGGCCCGCTGTCCTCGCCGACCGCGGCCGACCGGCTCGAAGCACAGCTGGCGGCGGCCGAGGAGCAGGGTGCCACGGTCGTCACCGGGGGCGAGCGCCGCGGCAACGCGTTCACGCCGACCGTGCTGACGGGCGTCACGTCCGACAACGACGCCTACCGCGAGGAGTTCTTCGGTCCCGTGGCGGCCGTGTACCGGGTCGCCGACGAGGACGCCGCGATCGAGCTCGCGAACGACACCCCGTTCGGCCTCGGCTCGTACCTCTTCACCACCGACGCCGACCAGGCGCTCCGGGTGGCCGACCGCATCGAGGCCGGCATGGTCTACGTCAACATCGTCGGCGCGGACAGCCCCGAGCTGCCGTTCGGCGGCGTCAAGGCGAGTGGCTTCGGGCGCGAACTCGGCCCCTTCGGGGCCGACGAGTTCGTCAACAAGAAGCTCATCCGCATCGGCTGA